The proteins below are encoded in one region of Belonocnema kinseyi isolate 2016_QV_RU_SX_M_011 chromosome 3, B_treatae_v1, whole genome shotgun sequence:
- the LOC117169220 gene encoding FACT complex subunit Ssrp1 — MDFLEYSDITAEVNGAMTPGKLKLTDQHLIFKNQKTGKVEQIPSGDMEMVSYLKFVNTWGLRIFLRNGTLHRFRGFKDGDQEKIAKFFKSNYSKDMLEKQLSLKGWNWGTARFEGSVVSFDVDQHTAFEIPLSNVSQCTTGKNEVTLEFHQNDDAPVNLMEMRFHIPTSDSVEQDPVESFHQRVMDKASVISVSGDAIAIFREIQCLTPRGRYDIKIFQSFFQLHGKTFDYKIPMSTVLRLFLLPHKDNRQMFFVVSLDPPIKQGQTRYHYLVLLFNQDEETSIELPFSEEELKEKYEDKLTKELSGPTYEILGKVMKVIINRKLTGPGNFIGHSGTPAVGCSFKAAAGYLYPLERGFMYVHKPPIHIRFEEIASVNFARGGGSTRSFDFEIELTSGITHTFSSIEKGEYGKLFDFITVKKLRVKNRGKGDKVNYDDFGGSDGEAEPDAYLARVKAEAQERDEDNQDDSEDESTDEDFNPNQAESDVAEEYDSNPATTDSEEGSDASGDSDGKEKKKKKEKKTKSAKTISEKPRKPRRQKKEKDANKPKRPATAFMLWLNSSREKIKSDNPGISVTEIAKKGGEMWKEMKDKSEWEEKANKLKKEYAEAMKDYVPPEVDKSKDKKEKPEKKDKGDKKKKKETKPESPSKVASGSFKSKEYISDDDSSSDEDSKKKSKSDKSEKRQHSDDSEEEKKPAKKVEKKAKKDESEEEASEDEPVESTPPTSDDDSKGSD; from the exons ACGCCAGGGAAGTTAAAGTTGACTGATCagcatctcatatttaaaaatcaaaagaccGGCAAAGTGGAGCAAATTCCTTCCGGTGATATGGAAATGGTCAGTTACTTAAAGTTCGTTAACACATGGGGTCTTCGAATTTTCCTAAGAAACGGAACATTACACAGGTTTCGAGGCTTCAAAGATGGA GATcaagaaaaaatagcaaaattcttCAAGAGCAATTATAGTAAAGACATGCTTGAGAAGCAACTCAGTTTAAAAGGGTGGAACTGGGGAACAGCTAGATTTGAAGGATCAGTTGTAAGTTTTGATGTCGACCAACATACAGCCTTTGAGATTCCCCTAAGCAACGTTTCTCAATGTACTACCGGAAAAAACGAAGTTACTCTCGAATTTCATCAG AATGATGATGCCCCCGTCAATCTCATGGAAATGAGATTTCACATTCCAACCAGCGACAGCGTTGAGCAAGATCCTGTGGAATCATTCCATCAACGAGTCATGGACAAGGCATCTGTAATCAGCGTCAGTGGAGATGCCATAGCTATATTTAGAGAAATTCAATGTCTTACCCCGAG GGGTCGCTACGACATCAAAATCTTCCAGTCGTTCTTCCAACTCCACGGAAAGACATTTGATTACAAAATACCGATGTCAACGGTTCTCCGTTTGTTCCTTCTTCCGCACAAGGACAACAGACAGATGTTCTTCGTT GTCAGTTTGGATCCTCCGATCAAACAAGGACAAACCCGTTACCACTACCTGGTTTTGTTATTCAACCAGGATGAAGAAACATCGATCGAATTGCCATTTTCTGA AGAGGAATTGAAAGAGAAATACGAGGACAAACTGACGAAAGAACTATCGGGTCCAACCTACGAAATCCTCGGCAAAGTGATGAAGGTCATAATCAACAGAAAACTCACCGGTCCCGGGAACTTTATTGG acattCTGGTACTCCAGCAGTCGGATGTTCGTTCAAAGCTGCGGCCGGTTACTTGTATCCTCTCGAAAGAGGATTTATGTATGTACACAAGCCGCCGATTCACATCCGATTCGAAGAGATAGCTTCTGTCAACTTTGCTCGCGGCGGTGGATCCACAAGGTCTTTTGATTTTGAGATTGAACTCACGAGTGGAATCACACATACCTTCAGCAGTATTGAAAAGGGAGAGTATGGAAAGCTCTTCGACTTCATCACTGTTAAGAAACTCAGAGTGAAGAACAGGGGGAAAGGA GACAAAGTTAACTACGACGACTTTGGAGGCAGCGACGGAGAAGCTGAACCGGACGCATACTTGGCCAGAGTCAAGGCTGAAGCTCAGGAAAGAGACGAAGATAACCAAGACGACTCTGAGGATGAATCTACTGATGAAGACTTCAATCCTAACCAGGCTGAAAGTGATGTTGCAGAAGAATACGACAGTAATCCTGCCACAACTGACAGTGAGGAAGGATCCGACGCATCTGGTGATAGCGATggtaaagaaaagaagaaaaagaaagaaaagaagacTAAATCTGCGAAAACGATA tctgAGAAGCCAAGAAAGCCTCGTAGGCAAAAGAAGGAGAAGGATGCCAATAAACCAAAGAGGCCTGCCACTGCTTTCATGCTCTGGTTGAACAGTTCCAGGGAAAAGATTAAGAGCGACAATCCTGGAATAAGTGTAACTGAAATTGCGAAGAAGGGTGGCGAGATGTGGAAAGAAATGAAGGATAAATCg GAATGGGAGGAGAAGGCAAACAAGCTTAAAAAGGAATATGCTGAAGCGATGAAAGATTATGTGCCTCCAGAAGTGGATAAGTCTAAAGATAAGAAAGAGAAACCAGAGAAGAAGGACAAAGGTgataagaagaagaaaaaagaaactaaGCCAGAGTCTCCCTCGAAAGTTGCATCTGGTTCATTCAAGAGCAAGGAGTACATTAGCGATGATGACAGTAGTAGCGATGAAGATTCTAAGAAGAAG TCCAAGTCTGATAAATCTGAAAAGAGACAGCATTCAGATGACAGTGAAGAAGAAAAGAAGCCTGCTAAGAAG